GTACACAAGGTTGAAGAAAGAGGGGCAAGACTCAATTTTTTTACATTATTTTACTTTATCACTTTTTACGTATCATCaattgtaatatcatcacagagtatgttataaactctgtgatgatcatagaGTACCTAGTTCTTTCTAGTTCGTTTTTTCTTCATGCTTATTAGTAGATGATGTTTATTATGCCTCAATAGGATTTGTAAGGTAAGGTCTAGCACATTATGTGTGAGCTATATTGTTATGCCTTTGGGAAAATCCAAGCGGCTGCGAggttatatgccctcgtgagacttttgCCGGCAGCTACGCCatgatcctctacatgaggctgccatcttAAGGCAATagaggcgcagaggagtgattatatagccaaggcatagagGCAACACTACTATAGCTTTTGCTCCCTTACTTGTACTGTTCCGTtgtggtttttcttttcttttattattaataaaatagctaCTAGGCAACCCGCCTAGTGGTatatttgccaaaaaaaaaaaacgggtacaagttaaaaaggggcgaccaaataggacgccccatgcaatttttacgaaTCTGCTCTAAAGTATTTTTCATATTACTAGCCAAACATAAATTACTTCTTACCATAAATACTTTTTTTAAAGGTATTCTTGAGAAAAGtgcacttttcaaaataagttgattttagaaagcttggtcaaacataaTATAAGAGGAGAAAATGCACAAAATCTCCATCAAAGTAGATTGCCTTTGCCTATTACGACTTTAACTATTTCTGTTACTCCGTAAACTACTTTGAAGTGgtttgaattttaaacttctaaaatTTGATTTTAGAAGTTCAAATTTAAAGTTAAGCTCTGCCATAGTCTAAATTTGAACCGCATTCAAACTTCAGACTAGAAGTAGTCGGTTTTGAAGTATGAAACTTTAGACCCGCGATTGAAGCTTCAGACACGATAATTTGGATTTTGGTTATGAATTGGCTAGACTTTAAGAATTTTGTAAATATGGCGGCTATTCATTAAATATGGGTCCTAAAAACGGCTATTTGTGCACATCACCCGATTTTAGTTCAGAGAAAGAAGTCCACGGCCCAAACAAAGCCCACTGAGTCTACTCTCGCTTTCGAGTTTCGACTCAAAGCAAAGCCCTAGCAATTTCGCTCAGTTGTTCAATTTTTGCTCGTTCACATACGAAGAACAGCTAATCAAAATGGCGTACAGCGACCAAACGGTGTTGCAATTTTCAGTGAGCTTATCAGCTAAGGTTCAACCTTCGGTCATTTTCAACATTTGCGATTGCTACGTAAGACGACCTGACCAAGCCGAGCGTGTTATTGGCACTCTTCTCGGCTCTGTATTGCCTGACGGCACTGTTGACATTCGCAATTCTTATGCCGTTCCTCACAGTGAATCTCAAGATCAGGTTTTGCTTCTCATACTTACTGATTCTGTTAAATTTAGTccctttttaattgtttttttgcCAAATTTAGTCCGTTTTAGATAAATTTTGCTGAAAAGAGTCCCGGAAAAGCTGTATTATTTAGAGTATACTTATCTCTCTGTTGGATGCTCTTTTGTTGCAATGACACGAACCAAATGAGCAAATTTCAGTAAATTTATAGTAAATTTACGAGCCAAACGATCATTTAATTCTAAAAGAGGATAGTGGAGGTAAATGCCTGAGTTTAaccatatatttttaaattttggagAGAGTGGTTGATTTTTATTGCAAGATAGTGTAAAGAACGAAGGACGTGTCTGGTGGGAGGTGGCAGGTATCCcatggaattagtcgaggtgcacaCAAGCTGGCTTGCGCACCTCGGACACCACGgttttccaaaaaaaaagaaagaaagaacgaAGGACGTGTCAGGGAAAgagccaaaaaacaaaaaaagaaagaaagaacaaaagacaTGTCAAGGAAAGAGCCTATAAGAACTAGACAGACAGATTACTTTTATGTAGAAAATTATTTGGTGTTCTATATAATCCTAGAGCTGATACATTTTTACAAAAAATGTTTTCAATAAGTTTTGTTGTGCCAAattgttttttctttctcttaatgGTATTCTTAGTTCCATGGTTCTAAGAAGATATCCCCATTTGTTATGTATATCTTGTCATAattgtgtttttattttattacttttactgAACTTTTGGCTATACACTCTTTTTAAAGGTTGCACTGGATATTGATTACCATCATAACATGTTGTCATCTCATCAGAAGGTGAATCCAAAGGAAGTGATTGTTGGATGGTAATTCTCCATATGCTTATGCCTTTCTATGTTATGACAGTTAATGCATTTTACTGTATAGAGCGCTTGAGAGTTGTTAAACAGATGGATGACATTGTAAGAGATTGCAAAGTATGAAATAAAGAGATCATTTGATTTAATCGACAGCATTCTTTGTATCAAATGTTTCATTAATAGTATAAACTGATATGAGCCCTTATAGCTTAGTAGTACCATCTACTAATATTTTGCATGTACAAAACATGAACTAGTGGCTGCATTTGTCAAGATACAATACTTTGTACCTCCTTTTATATATTATAAAACGTGGAGCATCTTTTCAACTTTTCCAGGTTCTTTTTCCTTGAACATCCCACTACATCCACCCTATATTTTGGTTGGTTACTTATGGACCTCCAATTTTGAGTAATACTCAACATTCAAATCCATGGGGTACTAGATTACGCAATTGTGAATACTTGCGCTTGAACTTTCCAGGTTTTCTACTGGTTTTGGAGTCTCCGGTGGTAGTGCTTTGATCCAAGAGTTTTATTCTAGAGAAACTTCAAATCCTATACATTTGACTGTTGATActggatttcaaaatggggaagCTTCTATAAAAGGCTTTGTCTCTGTGCATTTATCTCTGGGAGATCAGCCACTTGCTGCGCAATTTCAGGAAATTCCATTGGACATACACATGGTTGAAGCTGAAAGGATTGGATGTATGTATCTACCTACCTTCCGTACTAAATAGGATAGGCCCTATTTTACTGCACATTGACTTAGCTATGTCCATGTGCATTGGTCAGCTTAGGATGGAAGAGGGGTTGGGTGATATGTAATTGAGAACTGTTGGTGGTAATTTCTCATAACAATAATAGTTGGTCAGGTATTTTTCGCATAAACAAGTAGCTAATTATCTTAAGGATATGGTGCAAAAAGTAGCCATATGTTGAGCAATAGTTGAAACAACCTCCCTACCTTcactaggtaggggtaaggtttgcgtacacactaccctccccaaaccccacctATGGGAATttactgggttttttgttgttgttgttggttagagCAATAGTTTTTATTTCCTATTCGTGATGACTATTCTTACTAGGACATTCTTGTGCCCATTGATGCAGTTGATAAGCTCAAGAAAACAATCGTAGACAAACTTCCCAATGATCTTGAAGGAATGGAAGCATCAATGCAGCGATTACTTGCTCTTATTGTTGATGTCTACaaatatgttgatgatgttgtggtAACATGAACTTTTCTATAACTGAATTTTGCAAGTTTCTGTGTTTTTCATCTTTAAGTTCTCATATTGGTCTGCCTTTGTAGGAAGGACGTCTACCCCAAGATAACAGAACCGGAAGATTCATAGCTGATACCGTGGCTGCTATTCCTAAACTCTCACCCCAAGCCTTTGATAAGCTTGTGAATGATGGTCTTCAGGTACTTTTTCCACTTTCTATTTATATGCTGTTGCTTCCCTCCCCCTTTTCCCAAACCAGAAATtaggaaaaaaagaaggaaaagttgaaAATTGTTGAGGAGACTCTCTTTACTACTGGATCCTGGTTAGTGATTGTGGTTCAGATGTCTGCTCAAATCCTGTTTGGTGGTGATTTATAGTTTATTTTGCATTTGTAAAACTGTCGGGTGGCCCCCTATATTGTCGCTTTctcactattattattattttggtgattttcatAGAATGCATACCCTATTCTAATAATTTTTCTTATCCGTTCTAAAATATGTCTGTTGCCTTGTAATCATGATATTGATGAAGCTTAATATTCGGTCTGGGTTGTCTTACCCTGATTTAATCTTTATCTGTAGGACCAATTGCTTTTGCTGTATTTGGCAAGCCTCACGAGGACTCAACTCAGCTTTGCAGAAAAGTTAAACACTGCTGCTCAGATCCTGTGATTGATGATCATTTCGGGCTCTTGTAATTGATGATCATTTCGGGCTCTTAATCTGACTTTTCACTGCGCGATTAATCCTCGTGATAGATttggccggggggggggggggggggggggattagaCGGCCAATTTGTAGTGCGATAGACTCTGAGTACTTGATTTGTTCGAATATTTCGTTCAAGATGGCTAGAAATAACTTCGTCCAGTTTGTTGGATGGCTGTATTTATCTTTAGAATCTAGTTAGTCACAGAAAATGGACAGTACCTTAGACAGGAGCAGGATCGAAATTTCCTATTTCAAACAGAAAATAGTACGtttaatatgcaaaattttcttAAATTTAGCTCAGTTTACAATTCGCACAAAAAGACTATCTTTATTAGGTGACAAATTTGTCATATTCTCCTACTTATCGTTGATCTTAAATGCTTCAAATTTGATTTCTTGATTAAGGTGGAACTTATAGAAGGatttacaaattaaagaaaacatttCTTGGAATTACACAGAAATTAGATGTGGAACAAAGGAAAACGACTAGAGGCTTAACATGGTTCTACTTCTACCTATTGATATCTTTATTTTGTTATACGGATTTTTAATCTCAAGTAATCCTTATAGAAACCATATTGTATGTAACAATACAACAGGAATGCTATGCTTTTATTACTAGAAGTTTTCCAAATTGTCTAATTTAGCTTAGGAAATCCCATAAAACGAAGTACGGAGTGACGTTTTTAATGTTACATATAACCTTGATATATTAAAGCTGATATCATTTTTTTCTGcagaaattctattttattttctgagAAGGATGAAAAGGGGTCCTAATACATGAAGGAACTTCACAATAAGGTGATATGTACACAGTTAATCTCATTCAGTGTACATTAAAAATTATGCATTTTTAACATCCTCAGGCAATATATATGCTGTTTCAACATTAGTAGTACAGTTAGATTAATTGCATAGTCCTAACAAAAAGTGTgactttttaataattaaattcttcACAATTGTTCGTAAGTTGTCGTTCACGTGGAAGCTGGAAAGCCAGTAAGGTCTAAGATTTTTGCTACCTTAATTTGTTGCTATTAATTAATGAAAAGACAGCATAGATTCAAGTGGAACTATAGAGTCAAACCATTACATAATACATTTTGTACATATAGTATTAGGAGATACTACTGAATAATGTATTTGGTTTATATATATCCATCCTTAGATTAAAGTAATAGCATACACCGACCAATCAAAAAGACGGTTTTAAGGATCATTCTTGGCATTAATAGGCCGACTTTTTCAGTCAGTAAACTAATTTAGATGCTAAGGTCAAGTATTTAATTAATAGtgggattaattaattaaaaagtggGATTGGGGACAGTTTGGATATGCAGAAGTATTCTGATTAATGTTACGTATTTTAGGAGTAAGGAGGTTCTAAACTGAGTTTTCTAATCTTAAGGAGAATGACAGGTCACATACAGAACGCTAAAAGACGGCGCTTAATTATGGATTATTATCAGGGATTTGTCTCATTGTCTCTCTCTGTATCTCTCACAGCAATGCAAATAATTTTTTGTTGCTGAGTAGATCATTGTCATGCTGGTGTTATTGTTTCTTTTTCGtaattgtatttcttttcaattatgtTGTGATTATATTTTTCATGAGCCGATAGTCTATCGGGAATAACCTCTTTATCTTCCCATTACAGAGGTGGATCCAGAATTTGCATGTCGGGAGTGCACTTTTGGATTCAACTAAAATCTGCTTTGTATATAGGGTACTCACTactaatatatcactattttctaaaaatatataCATGAATTTTTTATTAACTTTACGGGTGCCGGTAACCCTTCTTTATATAGCCTAGGTCCGCATCTGCTCCCCAAGATAGGGATGAGGTCTGCCGTCACTAGATTTGTTaatgttgctgttgttgctgctgagTAGATCACTGATAGTTCACTCTGCAAATGTAGTATTGCTTTTATAACTCTCCTATGTTTGATGTAACACTATATTCTATTTAGGTCGTTTAGAAAAGAATGATATtctttaatatttgaaaataatttaattttaaattttttctttatatcttTAATTATGAATTTAGGCAACACAATATTATGacatatttaaaattatataatttttttttcttttttacttaaaATTCGTGTTCAGTCAAATAAACAAGTTAATACCTCTTCCGTTCTATTTTTGTACTTGCATAGTTTGATTTTGAGGTCCAAGTTGCCaattttagaatttaagttgatgTCAAGAAATTGTTCGTAGTTTGATTATTGTTTATAACTAGTTGGGCACGCGCCAACCAGTCATATCTTTGAAATAGTAGTCCCCAAAATcataatcaaaataaaaaatgaacacTAGGTCAACTTACCCATGTTTCAAACAGCAATTGCCACCTCCCCAAATGCATGAATCCAAGTTCCATTCACTCCCTATATAAAGCCCTTCTTCTTACTCTCACTTCATCCTCAGCCTTCACATCACTACTTAATCCAAGTCAAACTGCAAATTAATTAACAATGCCTTGCTCCGCCATGTCAAAAGCTTCTGGAGCTGTAACTTTGGTCAACAAATGTACCATTTTTCCCTCTCAAAAATCATCTATTCCTGACCTCAAACTCTCTGTTTCTGACCTTCCTATGCTCTCCGTTCACTATATTCAAAAAGGTTGTCTCTTTACTTGTCCTTCTTTTTCCATCACTCACCTCATTTCCCTTCTCAAGCTCAGTCTTTCTCAAACTCTCACTCACTTCCCTCCTTTGGCCGGTCGTCTATTGACTGACCAAGATGGTTACGTCTACATTTCTTGCAATGATACTGGTGTTGATTTTGTATACGCCACTGCTACTGACATTTTCATTCGCGATGTTATTGGCTCAATTGATGTTCATGATCATGTTAAAGAGTTCTTCCCTTTTGATCGTACAGTGAGTTATCAAGGGCATTTTAGTCCTCTTCTTGCTGTCCAAGTAACGGAATTAGTTGACGGCGTCTTCATTGGCTGCGCCGTCAACCACTCCGTCACTGACGGCACGTCATTTTGGAACTTTTTTAATACCTTTGCTGAGGTGAGTAGAGGTGTGAAAAGGATTACGAAGCAGCCGAATTTCACCCGTAATTCAATTTTGATCTCAAATGCAGTATTAAAACTCCCAGTTAATGGACCCAAAGTCACCTTTGACGCTGACGCTCCATTGAGAGAGAGGATTTTCAGTTTCAGCAGGGAATCAATTCAAAGACTCAAAGCAAAAACGAACAATCAGAAATGGAATTTCAACGAAGAAATTAACATTGTTGAATTGATGGCGAAACAGAGCAACGATCCCTTGATAATGAGAACTGAAAAGGTAGCTGTAAATTCAACGGCTGAGATTTCATCATTTCAATCGCTTTGcgcattgttgtggcgtgcagtgACACGTGCGAGAAAATTCCCAGCTTCCAAAATGACGACGTTCCGAATGGCTGTAAACTGCCGTCACCGTCTCCACCCGAAACTCGATCCGTTATATTTCGGCAACGCAATTCAGAGCATTCCAACATATACATCAGCTGGAGACGTATTATCACACGATCTGCGTTGGTGCGCGGAACAATTGAACAAAAACGTGAAGGCACACGATAATGTTATGGTGAGGAAGTTTGTAGAGGATTGGGAGAAGGATCCACGGTGTTTTCCGTTAGGGAATTTCGACGGAGCTATGGTAACAATGGGAAGTTCGCCGAGATTCCCAATGTACGACAATGATTTCGGGTGGGGCAGACCCGTTGCTATTCGGAGCGGGCGGGCGAACAAGTTTGACGGGAAGATATCAGCGTTTCCGGGGAGAGAAGGAGGAGGAAGCGTTGATTTGGAGGTGGTTTTGTCACCGGAAACAATGGAAGGCATTGAGTTAGACACAGAGTTCATGCAATATGTTTCTGGGTATTAAATTGCATGCGCCAAATTGTGAGCTTTGTATTTGGGAGGCaggattttaataaaattatttgtggGGTGAAGCTGTAACATATTAAATgttgtttaatttaatttgtttctTAATCTTTGTGGGTTTCCTAAACGTGGTACGTAATAAAAAAGTGTATCATCCAAAAAAAGAATTGATTCAATAtgcttttcttctttgttttatttttattttagctcACTTCCGTATAGCTGTTGTGCTATAATATACAACAACCGTGGTCCAACACAAGGGCTGAGTTAAAGTACTGGTAGTAGGTTCAATCGAAACTGGTAGCTTTGATTTCAACCTTGTATTGTCTTAAAAaattattgaatatgtataaattattaatttagaattcagtaaaattagaatttcgaACCCATAAACTTAAAATCTTGGCTTCGCCTCTGATCCCACATATGGGGTCTGGAGAGGGACGGAGGTAGAGTACGGGATACGGGTTCGGCTAAACCCGGTAGCTTTTGTTCAAATTatgtatttatcttaaaaaattcattgaatatgtacaacttattaatttagaacccaataacttaaaatGATTACAATTCCGAACCTATAAGGTTCAAATCCTGGTTCCGCCTCTAGGTCTTGAGAGAGTAGTATGTATGCGGATTTTACTCTTATTTAATGAAAATAAAGATGTTATTTTTGATAAATTCTCCGCTCAAGTGACAAGTaccatgctaaaatataaaaatagtaaattccTAGTCAAACAGTCGCTAGACCCACTTTTTATATCAATtacataattaattcaatttttaataaaaatactttaaaagacTTTGATCATAGCTTGTGTTCCAGATTATCCACTGAAATCGGCCTGGAATATTAAGCCCTAGGGTGATCCTCCGCCATCTTTTTCGATTTGTCGGCGTATGCTATTACTATTTTAATCCAGTCACATTTGAATATAAACCATACACTGTCGTTAATAATTTATGCTTTGACTCTGTAGGTCATGTTGATGccttaggcctcatttgtttttttctaacattaaaatgtttgaatctgaatacatatctgaatattaagatgtattttaagattaagacatctgaaaattaaaatgtgtattaagatttgaatactaaatgattaagactgtttgatttttaacatctgaatgtatgcaatttatctttatttgaaaattaataaacataaaattcaattaAAATGCTAATCAATCTAATATTCTATGGTAGTTGTTGATGGTAATGGCTAACGGTGGTGCTTGTGAATCCCGATTAGAGGCGGCAGTTGGTGGTAGTTTTGGTTCATGGTGGTGGTTCAGGGTAGTAGCTAGTGGTAATTGGTAGTGGTGGctattatgattgaggatggtggtggtgggtggtgatagttagtaatggcgggt
The sequence above is drawn from the Nicotiana tabacum cultivar K326 chromosome 13, ASM71507v2, whole genome shotgun sequence genome and encodes:
- the LOC107800644 gene encoding putative acetyltransferase At3g50280, with amino-acid sequence MPCSAMSKASGAVTLVNKCTIFPSQKSSIPDLKLSVSDLPMLSVHYIQKGCLFTCPSFSITHLISLLKLSLSQTLTHFPPLAGRLLTDQDGYVYISCNDTGVDFVYATATDIFIRDVIGSIDVHDHVKEFFPFDRTVSYQGHFSPLLAVQVTELVDGVFIGCAVNHSVTDGTSFWNFFNTFAEVSRGVKRITKQPNFTRNSILISNAVLKLPVNGPKVTFDADAPLRERIFSFSRESIQRLKAKTNNQKWNFNEEINIVELMAKQSNDPLIMRTEKVAVNSTAEISSFQSLCALLWRAVTRARKFPASKMTTFRMAVNCRHRLHPKLDPLYFGNAIQSIPTYTSAGDVLSHDLRWCAEQLNKNVKAHDNVMVRKFVEDWEKDPRCFPLGNFDGAMVTMGSSPRFPMYDNDFGWGRPVAIRSGRANKFDGKISAFPGREGGGSVDLEVVLSPETMEGIELDTEFMQYVSGY
- the LOC107800650 gene encoding eukaryotic translation initiation factor 3 subunit F — its product is MAYSDQTVLQFSVSLSAKVQPSVIFNICDCYVRRPDQAERVIGTLLGSVLPDGTVDIRNSYAVPHSESQDQVALDIDYHHNMLSSHQKVNPKEVIVGWFSTGFGVSGGSALIQEFYSRETSNPIHLTVDTGFQNGEASIKGFVSVHLSLGDQPLAAQFQEIPLDIHMVEAERIGFDKLKKTIVDKLPNDLEGMEASMQRLLALIVDVYKYVDDVVEGRLPQDNRTGRFIADTVAAIPKLSPQAFDKLVNDGLQDQLLLLYLASLTRTQLSFAEKLNTAAQIL